Within the Actinomycetota bacterium genome, the region GTGCTGTCCGACGCCTTCGACGCGGCGCCGTCCGTCGAGCTACCGCGCGGTCGGCTCGACGACGGCATGGGGATGCTCGAGCTGATGGTCGAGGTGGGTGCGGCGTCGTCCAACAGCCAGGCCCGCCGCCTGGTCGAGCAGGGTGGGGTATCGCTGAACAACGTCCGCGTCGACGACCCCGCTCGGCGCATCGCGCGCGGGGATCTGGCCAGCGCCACGACGCTCGTGCTGCGCGTGGGTCGGAAGCGCTACTACCTCGCCCGGTTCCTCTGACCGTTCGTCACAGCACCGCTTCGACGTCGTAGCCGGCCTGATCGATGGCGGCGCGGACGGCGTCGTCGGAGACGTCGCCGCGGACGCGGACCTCGCGACGCTGGACGTCCACGTCGACGAGGTCGACGCCGCCGAGCTTGGTCACTTCTCCCTCGATCGCGCGTTTGCAGTGGTCACACGAGATCGCGGGGACGCTGTAGGTCCGGGTCGTCACGGTCATCCTCCAGATAGGTGCCGTGGCATGATGCGTGGTCTGCGCCGTGTCGACCAGCCGGCGCCACCCGATCGGACGGACCGCCGACCCGATCGCGGTATCGGCCCGGTCCGCAGCAGCCACTGGTCACACGGCCATGCGCCGGTGTAGGCTGTCGGCTGCACCCGCCATGCACGGCCGCAGGAGACGAGATGTCGGCCTCGATCCGCCGGACCGCGACGACCGTGGTCAGCGTCCTGGCCGTCGCTGTGCTCCTCGCCGGCCCCGTCGGAGCCGACGAAGCGCCACCGCCCCAGTCGCCGGTTGGTCCGTCCGCCCCCCAGACGGAGGCCATCGAGCCCGCCGTGCAGGCACCGGCCGACGCGGTTGACCCCACCGCCACGACCGCCGCCCCGCGGCAAGCGGTCGACACGATCCTCGAGGCGGCCGACCAGGTCGCTGATCGCGCTGATCAGCACGACGCCCTGGCTCCGGTCGGGAGCGCCGTTCGCACGGTGACCGCGATGGCACGCGAGGCGACAGCACCGACCCCGCCGTCGCCGGCTCCAGCCGACGGTGATGCCACCCAGGCGACCGGCGGGCCGGTCACCGGACCGATCACCGATCT harbors:
- a CDS encoding cation transporter gives rise to the protein MTVTTRTYSVPAISCDHCKRAIEGEVTKLGGVDLVDVDVQRREVRVRGDVSDDAVRAAIDQAGYDVEAVL